The Paenibacillus sp. FSL W8-0426 region AGTGGTTACATCAGGACCATAGATCCCCGCTCCCACGACAAATTTGACGGCTTCTTCAGCCCAGGGAGCAGGATGATCGGCGATCTTCGCCGAAATCTTGGGCATGTTAAAGCTTGAAGAAAGCCTCCAGAGAATCGTAGCCGCTTCTTGACGGGTAATGATACGATCCGGATGGAACATTTCATCGGAAGTGCCTGTCAATACTCCGATTTCTGCGAGTTTCTGAATCGAAGCTCCGTATTTGTGTCCTTCGATATCTTTAAAAAATGGCGGCTTTTCAGAAGGTTTTACATTGGCAAACTTCAACAATTGGTTTGCAAATTCACCTCTCGTAACAGCCTCTTCCGGAAAGAAACGGGAGTCTTGCTTTTCGTTGTCGTCTTGCATGAACAGTTTGGCAGAGGTATATATAGCCTCCGAGTATGCGTCATTACCTACGTCAACGTATTTAGGAAGATCCGGGATTTTAGCAAACCATGAGTCGGGTGCAATGTAATCCAGATCGATGATTTCTCCCTCGTCATCCTTCTTGAATGCAGCTTGATTGCCCTCTTCATCGACGAATAACAGATCCCCGACGGGTTTTAACGTATGTGTTCCATTCGGACCGGAAATCGAAAGCTTTCCCGCTTGTTTCTTGATATCAAAAAACAGGAAAGGCTGCCGAAGATGGCGATATGTTCCGACAAACGCATCCAGCTCATTGGCATCGAGCGGCCACTCTTGTTCTTCCTGCTTTTCTTGGGGGAAATAATGGTCCATAAATGCAGTGAACAATTCTTCCCTTATGTCTTGACTCGCGTCACTGTTCGTAATGACAAAACCACCCACTTTTTGATCCGGCATTAACCACATCCAGGAATGATATCCGGGCAGATCCCCTCCTTTTCCAATAACCAATTGGCCATTGTAGGCGTGGCGATAAAATTTTTCGAATCCTAAAGCCATCGTGGGCACCTGCTCTTGAATGGACACCTGCGTGCGATGCATTTCCTCTGTCGTTGATGTAGAGAGGATCTCGGCATTGCCGAGCCTGCCTCCATTCAAATGGGCCAACATAAATCGAGCCATGTCGCTGCTCGTGCCAAACATTCCTCCGTCCGGGACAATAAAAGGAACGTTCGGATACTGCTCCTTGGGTTGGCCATCGGCACCGTAACCTGTAGCCAGATTTTTTTTGATTTGTTCCGTCATGCGGAAATCACTGTTATTCATTCCTAGAGGTGCAAAAACGTGCTTCTGCACATATTCCTCAAAAGGATCACCTGCTACTTGCTGAAGAATGTATCCCTGGAGATTAAAAGCAAAGTTATCATACCGGTAACTCTCACCTGGTGTTCTTACAACGGTCGGCATGTTTTCTTGAATAAATTGTTCTAAAGACTGTTCTTCGTTATTCGATGAAATGTAATCCGTATAATCGAAGCCAGTGGTATGCGTCATTAAATGTCTCATGGTCAGGGGGCTTCCAGTCTGGTTCTTGATGGGGATTCCTTCAAGATATTGTTCTATATTTTCGTCGAGATCGATCTTCCCCTGCTCAACGAGCCGCATTACCGCAGTCGCAGTCATTACTTTCGAGATGGAGGCCATTCGAAAAATCGTCTGATCAGGATCGACCAAAGATTTCGTTTCCAGGTCGGAAAAACCGTACCCTTTGTTTAACAACACCTTGTTATCTGCAACAACTACAAAGGCTGCACCGACAAGTTTCTTTTGGATATCAGGCCGGTTAAAAAATTCATCCGCAAATTGCTCCACTTCGGCCGCAGTCGACGGCCCTTGATCATGGAGGGTTTGTTCTAATCCGGACCTGTTTTCGCTCCCGGCGACGGAGTACCCAAATGCCGTCTGACCTGATATTAGTGCAGCCATCAATAAGCTTACCGTAATCAGATTAAGTTTCTTTGAAGCCCGTAGGCCTCTTCTCTTTTCCATCGGATAACCTCGTTTCTAAAGGAATTGTTATTTTCACTTATATAAACCGCACTAATCAATCACACTAGGGCTCTGCGAACGCAGCACCATCTTCCGATCGCGGTTATCCCCAGTTTTTTTTGGTTCCCCTTTTCTAAGGGGAAAATCCGGTGATAAGCCTATGCTTCCGATACAGCTTTCTTTCAGAAAGCTTTTTAGAACGCTTCGCTTCTCCAGATCGGTTCTGCCTCTTCGTTAACGTGTGTTTGTTTTTTTGCGGTTTATATAAATATTTTATTTATTAAACCTTTATTTTCCATCCGTCTCGAGAAGGATTATACCTACGATTAAAGACGGAGCCGTTTCTCGCGGCTGCGCCCCGCTCTATTCATGCTGCATTTGTCCTAGCCGTTCGGAAGCGCCCTCACGGGAGATTTTCCCGGTTGCCCCTTCCGTACATCGCCGAAAAACCTCCGGGCATGTACCCCGAAGGTTTGTGAAGTGTTTCTCTCTTTTTGTTTCGCCGATTTACGGCACGTACCCGAAACCCAGTATCGTAAACGACCGGTCCGCATGGTGATCCGCCATGGAAATTTCCACGATGCGTTCCTCCGTTTCCTCTTCATCGCAGATCAACATCGCGTGGCAGCGCGTCCAATGAACCTGATGAGGATCGGCAGTCCTCACGAATGCGCCGTTCACCCGAACGTTGGCCGTTCCAAACTCGTCGCTTCCGGAATCTTTGAAAACCATGATAAGCCGTTTGGCTCGTAAAGTCATTCGAAACGGCGCTTTGCCTGCGGAAGCCGTATGCATCCAGTTATCGGGAAACAGTGGCGTGCCGTGCGAATGATCGTCCAATTCGGTCCGCTGCAGGTCCTTATCCGTCTCACAGAAACCACCCGCATCGACCCGGGCGACTGTGCCGGCATGTTTTCGGTCGATCAGCTTCATGCCGACGAACCGGTCGCCGATGAGCGGCGGCAGGGCTTGCAGATCGTTCTCTGCATCAAGGAAGGAATGATGCGTCGTCTCGAACAGCCAGCCCAGACAGTCGGCCATGATTTGGTGCCCGGCATTGGTCGGATGATAGATATCATGGAAAAACTGCGCTTTGCCGATGACCCGGCCTTCCTCCTCGCTCCGTCCGAACTGCTCCACGACGGCATCTTTAATGCTCACCATCGGCAGCTCATAATGCCATCCTAAGGGGGCGAGGCGGTCCTGAAGATTCCAGTCATTCTCGAACACGCTGAACAGCAAGATGACCGCCGGTTTGTTGTCCGCCTGCAGCGCCTGCAGCACCAGACTCTCGTAACATACGCCCCCGGTCTCGTCGTCGGCATCGTTGACCGCAAACTCCACGACGACGACATCCGGCTGAACCGTGCCTTCCCGGAGCACGTCCCGCTCGTAGCGGACGATGCCCAGCTCGGAAGGAGTACCGCCGACGCCTGCCTTGATCAGGCGAACCTTGCCTTCGTCCGCAGGTGCGAACATGCTTCGGAAAAGGTCGAAAGACCGATATGCGTAACAGTTCAGGTGCAGGGGCGCCGCCCCCGCCCCGTGCGTAATGGACCCGCCGATATAAGCGATCGTTACGGGTTTGCCGTCTCGAGCGTTGTCGATGGCCCGTTTTAATCGGGCATTGTTGCCCTTGTTCAGCAGCGAAGAAGCGATCATTTCCCGGTAGGCGAGGGAATCGCGGTTCAATGCCGCATGGTCTGTTGCATCCGGAATACCGATCGGATCTCGCGGCGCTTTGGGACCTTCCGATGGTTGTACCGATCCTGATGGGGGGTCAAACATGGCTCATCCTTCCTTTCCTCGTCACGGGGTCATTTCACTTTGTATTCGAAATTCGAGAAATCGGCCCAGCCTCCGGCCGCCTGGGTCGAGAACATGAACAAGCCGATCCGGCAGCCCATGAAATGGTCGAGCTTATAGATCATCTTGTGTGGCGTGCCCAGCTGCACCCATTCGTTTTCGTCTTCGTAGTAGAAGGTGCATTCGTCCTGATTGTTCGCAAACTGGCCATAGGCTCTGAGCGTAACCCGGGGGCTCGCCACGGGAACTCTCGCATGCTCCGCGGCCGGCTGAGCGTCGATCAGGCTGCCGAAAATCGAGGCATCCTCCGCCTCCCGTGCCGCCATGACCAAATAAAACCGGCCGTGCTCTTTCGTGAGCCCGATGAATCCGTAAGTGCCGATCAAAAAGCATAACCCCGCATAATCCCCGTCGCTCAGGCCGCTTCCATCGAGCGTAACCGTTGCTTCGCACGCAGGCCCCATTGCACGCTGCGTCAGCGTATTCACCGCGAACGTCAGATTGGGGCGGATCTGCCCGGTCCGAATCCGGTACGCGCCCGGTTTCTCGGTTACGGACCAAAGTGCGTCGTCGGGAGTATGGTTCCATTGCCACACGTCCTTCAGCCGCACCCGGCCATCGTCCTGTTTTTCGTAGCGAAAATCGTCGCTATCCACCAAGGGTTTGTACACATACCCCGGACGGGTGCTCGGTATGTCGATTTCCTTCGGCGCTTCCGAGGCAAAGACCGGGGTGCCGTCTTCAAAGTGCAGCGGCACCAGAACGGGAATGCGGCCGACCGCGCCATGGTCCTGAAACAGCATCGCATACCAATCGCCGTCCGGGGTATCCACGATGCCTCCCTGCGCGATGCCTGAATTGAAATACCCCATGTCGTCGTTGAATACGTCCCCGCCGGCAAACTCCCCGTTCAGGTCATCGGCTATGTAACACGCCTGCGTCCTGCGTCCTGCCGCCTTGGTCAAATGAATGAGAAACACGTAATACCGGCCGCCGATTTTGTAAAAATGCGCTCCTTCATAGCCCAGATGATAAGGCTGACGGTCTTCGACGATGATGCGGTCCAATCCGCCGGGCTTCGGTCCGGACAAGTCCGCGTTCAGCTCGGTCAGGCGGATCTTGGCATTGCCGTACACCAGATAAGCCTTGTCGTCTTCATCAAAGAACAATGAACAGTCATGATAAAAACCGTCGATATGGCGTTTGCTCCAGGGTCCCGTTACCGACGCCGCCGTGTATAAATACGTTTTGCCCGTGTCGTTCGCGACGAAAACGACGTAAAACGTGCCTTTGTGGTAACGGAGCGAGGCAGCCCACATCCCTTTCCCGTAAATGTGCCTGCCGTCCTCCAGCCGCTGGGCAGGCGTATCGTCAAGCCTGTCGTACACATGGGTGGCCACTTCCCAGTTGATCAAGTCATACGAACGAAGAATGACGCAGCCCGGCATCATGTGCATCGTCGTGCTGACCATATAATAGGTGTCCTCCACCCGGATCACGTCCAAGTCCGGATAGTCGGCCCATAGAATCGGATTTACATGCATATTACACTTTGCTCCCTTCCTTCGATGCTTCAATGTGATTTCAGCCGAAAGATGACGGCGCTTTCACTTCCGGCATTGTTTTCTGTTATGATGGATGCATGTCCAGTTTATTGATCAATTCACATACCGAATCAAGGATCGGGATGAATAACGAATTTAGGACTCCTTTGTCTCACTTGCTTTAATCCAAGCATATCCATTAAATAGTATAGAGCAGAATGCGCTTCCAAAGAATGATCTATGCTTACAAAAAATTGATCTATCCTGCGATAGGAGGAAATGATGACAACCATTTTCTATGCCGGCTATGATGCCGCCCATCCGTCCGATTTCGTCTACGACATTCCGAAAGGGCATGATTTCTGGCTGCTGATCCATGCGCATACGCCGGCCGAGTTTTGGGTGAACGGCGAAATCAAGGCCTATCCTGCCCACTGCGCCGTGCTCTATCCGCCCCACCGGAAAATTTTGTACCGCGCCTGTTCGGAACGATACGTCAATGATTGGGTTCGCTTTGATTCCCGCGAGCCTTATGTACTGGAAACGACGCTGCCGCTAGGCGTGCCGATTCCGCTGAAAGATCCGGCATACTGCCATCAGCTGTTCCAGCTTCTGGTGACCGAGCATTTCCTCGAAAGCGATTATCACGAGCTGTCGATCGATTACCTGTTCCGGATCTTGTTCAACAAACTGCTCGAAGCCTCGCAGTCCAACGAATCTACGCCGCATTACCAGAACCTGCTGGACTTGCGAAAGGCGATTCATAACCAACCCGGCCGAGATTGGTCGGTAGCCGAAATGGCCAGACAGGTCCATCTTAGCCCAGGCTACCTGCAATCGTTATACAGGGCCACATTCGGCCTTTCCTGCATGGACGACGTCATTCAATCCCGAATTCGATTGGCGAAGGAACGGCTCGTTCACGGTCATTCCCGCATATCGGACATCAGCGAGCTCTGCGGTTACCGGAACGTCGAGCATTTCTCCAGGCAATTCAGGAAACTGGCGGGCTGCACGCCTCGCGCCTACCGCCGTTCCGCTCATGCCGGTTTGGCCGAGACGACAAGCAAATCATTATAAATGCAAAAAAGTCGCTATAGTAGCGACTTAAATGACTTGAATATGGTAGTATCGTGTATCATCTTTGGCATTTAAAATACCACTTGCGGTTTATCGATTGGAACGATCCGGATCCGATACTCTTTTTCGCATGCCGGCTAATCCAAACAATCCTAACAAGCCGAGCCAGCCCCAATCGATACCTCTGTTGTTGTCGGTGGTTGTAGCTGAGTTCGCTCTGACGTTGTTCGTATTATACCTTGCATCATGGGTATACACGGTATTTTGGTCATTCACAGCAGCCGTCGAAACTTGTGTTGCTTCTTGAGCAGATACCGGAATTGCCAAAGCGAAAACGAAAAGAAATGTTGCAATAACAGCCGATATTTTTTTCTTCAAGATTAGCCCTCCTTATTGGTTATGGCTTTAGCATCTCCAACATGTCGGTTCATATTCTACATCATTTTTCCACCGTTTTTATCAAACGGGGTTGCATGCATAAGGTGCATGATACAGCGGCATTTTTCAACGGTTTACGCGTTCAAATCATGCAAGCCGGGACTGTGCTCATTAGGAAGCTCCGGCATTTGTGGAAGCGGAAACCCCTGCGGAGGATCGGTCACACGAAGCTGTCCGCCATTTCGGCTTGGGGTTTGTCCATCGAATATTTCCGCAATGCGGGTCTGATCCAAGCGGAAGTTGAACTGGGCATTGTGAAAGCCGAGATCTACATACTTCCGGCATTCCGGATATTTGTTAATATCGTAATTGGGTATGGGGAACAGCTTGCCCCACTGAACGCCTAACGTCTCCAGCGCTTTTGCGAATGCATTCTGGTGCGCATTATCGCGAACGATGAGAAAAGCCAACGTTTCCCGGAACGCTTTATTGGTGCTCATTTCATAAATTCGCGATTTCTGAA contains the following coding sequences:
- a CDS encoding AraC family transcriptional regulator; this encodes MTTIFYAGYDAAHPSDFVYDIPKGHDFWLLIHAHTPAEFWVNGEIKAYPAHCAVLYPPHRKILYRACSERYVNDWVRFDSREPYVLETTLPLGVPIPLKDPAYCHQLFQLLVTEHFLESDYHELSIDYLFRILFNKLLEASQSNESTPHYQNLLDLRKAIHNQPGRDWSVAEMARQVHLSPGYLQSLYRATFGLSCMDDVIQSRIRLAKERLVHGHSRISDISELCGYRNVEHFSRQFRKLAGCTPRAYRRSAHAGLAETTSKSL
- a CDS encoding WGxxGxxG family protein gives rise to the protein MKKKISAVIATFLFVFALAIPVSAQEATQVSTAAVNDQNTVYTHDARYNTNNVRANSATTTDNNRGIDWGWLGLLGLFGLAGMRKRVSDPDRSNR
- a CDS encoding serine hydrolase → MEKRRGLRASKKLNLITVSLLMAALISGQTAFGYSVAGSENRSGLEQTLHDQGPSTAAEVEQFADEFFNRPDIQKKLVGAAFVVVADNKVLLNKGYGFSDLETKSLVDPDQTIFRMASISKVMTATAVMRLVEQGKIDLDENIEQYLEGIPIKNQTGSPLTMRHLMTHTTGFDYTDYISSNNEEQSLEQFIQENMPTVVRTPGESYRYDNFAFNLQGYILQQVAGDPFEEYVQKHVFAPLGMNNSDFRMTEQIKKNLATGYGADGQPKEQYPNVPFIVPDGGMFGTSSDMARFMLAHLNGGRLGNAEILSTSTTEEMHRTQVSIQEQVPTMALGFEKFYRHAYNGQLVIGKGGDLPGYHSWMWLMPDQKVGGFVITNSDASQDIREELFTAFMDHYFPQEKQEEQEWPLDANELDAFVGTYRHLRQPFLFFDIKKQAGKLSISGPNGTHTLKPVGDLLFVDEEGNQAAFKKDDEGEIIDLDYIAPDSWFAKIPDLPKYVDVGNDAYSEAIYTSAKLFMQDDNEKQDSRFFPEEAVTRGEFANQLLKFANVKPSEKPPFFKDIEGHKYGASIQKLAEIGVLTGTSDEMFHPDRIITRQEAATILWRLSSSFNMPKISAKIADHPAPWAEEAVKFVVGAGIYGPDVTTSNTGVVNYRSQDSLLRKEAAVIWDRFIQVLISGL
- a CDS encoding glycoside hydrolase 43 family protein gives rise to the protein MHVNPILWADYPDLDVIRVEDTYYMVSTTMHMMPGCVILRSYDLINWEVATHVYDRLDDTPAQRLEDGRHIYGKGMWAASLRYHKGTFYVVFVANDTGKTYLYTAASVTGPWSKRHIDGFYHDCSLFFDEDDKAYLVYGNAKIRLTELNADLSGPKPGGLDRIIVEDRQPYHLGYEGAHFYKIGGRYYVFLIHLTKAAGRRTQACYIADDLNGEFAGGDVFNDDMGYFNSGIAQGGIVDTPDGDWYAMLFQDHGAVGRIPVLVPLHFEDGTPVFASEAPKEIDIPSTRPGYVYKPLVDSDDFRYEKQDDGRVRLKDVWQWNHTPDDALWSVTEKPGAYRIRTGQIRPNLTFAVNTLTQRAMGPACEATVTLDGSGLSDGDYAGLCFLIGTYGFIGLTKEHGRFYLVMAAREAEDASIFGSLIDAQPAAEHARVPVASPRVTLRAYGQFANNQDECTFYYEDENEWVQLGTPHKMIYKLDHFMGCRIGLFMFSTQAAGGWADFSNFEYKVK
- a CDS encoding SGNH/GDSL hydrolase family protein; the protein is MFDPPSGSVQPSEGPKAPRDPIGIPDATDHAALNRDSLAYREMIASSLLNKGNNARLKRAIDNARDGKPVTIAYIGGSITHGAGAAPLHLNCYAYRSFDLFRSMFAPADEGKVRLIKAGVGGTPSELGIVRYERDVLREGTVQPDVVVVEFAVNDADDETGGVCYESLVLQALQADNKPAVILLFSVFENDWNLQDRLAPLGWHYELPMVSIKDAVVEQFGRSEEEGRVIGKAQFFHDIYHPTNAGHQIMADCLGWLFETTHHSFLDAENDLQALPPLIGDRFVGMKLIDRKHAGTVARVDAGGFCETDKDLQRTELDDHSHGTPLFPDNWMHTASAGKAPFRMTLRAKRLIMVFKDSGSDEFGTANVRVNGAFVRTADPHQVHWTRCHAMLICDEEETEERIVEISMADHHADRSFTILGFGYVP